Below is a window of Hydrogenimonas sp. SS33 DNA.
TTCCTGAGGGAGGGGAAATTGACGGGGTAGAGCTTGCCCGGCTGATGCAAAATGGTGGCGATACGCAACTTGTAGGGCATATGGTAGCGGTGGTAGTCCCTCGGGGAGAGGTAGAAGTTGATGTAACTTCCGCCGTAGAGGGCTTTGGCCTCCCGGCCGTACTGCAGCGTCAGCAGGTCGTCGATGCTGTATGCCATCCCCTTGACCTGCAGCGCCTTGTCGTCTTGCAGCGTCCCGCATTCGGTCACGTAGGCGTCCACGGGGGAGATGAAAGCCCCCGCACGCCGGTCGACGGGGCGCCTTTTGCGAAGGGCGCGGGTGAAGAGCTTGTTGAGGCTCGGGTAGGTCGAGGGCGGGGCGAATTCACTCATATCCAGGTCCAGAAGGTTCACATAGGCGTGGTTGATGAGATTCTGCACGGGCCTCGGAAATTCATGGTCGGCGAAGCGGCCGAACCACTGGGAGAGGGTGTTGGTGATATGTTTTTCAACCATGGTCCGCCAACCGCTTCAGCGCCTCTTCCATCAGGGTGATGTGGTAATCCTCCTGATAGTTGATGAAGGTGAAGAACTTCTGGAAATCGTCGTTTTCCACCGCTTCGGCCAGGGCGCGGCACTGCTCCTTCGCCCCCTTCTCCTCCTCAATCCCCTCTTCCAGAAACTTTTTCAGGTCACTGAAGCGGTAAATCTCCTGCGTCACCATCCGCGGGACGGCGAGAATGCCCATTTTCGCCATCATCCGCGCGAAGGATTTGAGGTGGAATTTCGATTCGTCGATGAGCACCTGGAATATCTCCGCCAGGCGTTTGTCCTCCACCTGCGTCTGGGCGTAGGAGTAGACGACGATCAGTTCATACTCCTTGTAACTCTCCTCGAAAAGAAAGAGCATCAGCGCCGCCAGCGCCTCCTCCTTGAAGGCGACCCCGTCGATGGTCATGGAGCGGTCGAAGGCGGTGATCTTGGCGGTGCGGTCGAAATTTTTCTGCAACACGCCGCGGATGTAGGCGAGGTCGTGGAGCATGCGGGCCGCCAGCGGGTCCCCGTTGTCGGAGAGCTGCACCTCGATGCGCTCCAGCACTTCGTCGCAGAAACGGGCCGCCTCCCCTTCCGTGGTGAATGTCAGCTGAATGCCGGGGCGCTCGTAACTGTATTCGAGCCCTTTTTGGACA
It encodes the following:
- a CDS encoding phosphatidylserine decarboxylase, with the protein product MVEKHITNTLSQWFGRFADHEFPRPVQNLINHAYVNLLDLDMSEFAPPSTYPSLNKLFTRALRKRRPVDRRAGAFISPVDAYVTECGTLQDDKALQVKGMAYSIDDLLTLQYGREAKALYGGSYINFYLSPRDYHRYHMPYKLRIATILHQPGKLYPVNFPSLRKRRELFVENERVILECFTEKGGRIFIVLVGALNVGRMTIAFDHRIKTNADRYEPTLYRYDKKPVWIYKGDLLGMFMMGSTVLVFAEPGLMEVRTNDRTHVRFGERVAVIKE
- a CDS encoding ferritin family protein, which translates into the protein MQKRLFTTIHEGWLKLLFSSFSAEDREWGETLYDYSEILYRHLRFVENLYVQKGLEYSYERPGIQLTFTTEGEAARFCDEVLERIEVQLSDNGDPLAARMLHDLAYIRGVLQKNFDRTAKITAFDRSMTIDGVAFKEEALAALMLFLFEESYKEYELIVVYSYAQTQVEDKRLAEIFQVLIDESKFHLKSFARMMAKMGILAVPRMVTQEIYRFSDLKKFLEEGIEEEKGAKEQCRALAEAVENDDFQKFFTFINYQEDYHITLMEEALKRLADHG